One Camelina sativa cultivar DH55 chromosome 3, Cs, whole genome shotgun sequence genomic window carries:
- the LOC104766332 gene encoding LOW QUALITY PROTEIN: cation/H(+) antiporter 6B-like (The sequence of the model RefSeq protein was modified relative to this genomic sequence to represent the inferred CDS: deleted 4 bases in 2 codons), translating into MDAEYGTWGQEIMLDNNGKRAEMGGKMVCDVSPHIMLNSDGVTEKMASGSTGMEFWEYPLPQLEIIILSTFVFWRFFDILFKKLRVPIPKFTSMMLVGAVFSEVFQWVEMSRFQHIFINDNKYMPNVAETIGAFAFTLDWFLRGVTTDVGMIKKSGTKSVVIGLTSMIIPLQIGKVIYSSREKSSIPTMTDMEYAVMIFTMSMTPFTCLNMLLTDLKIVHTEFGQIAQSSGMVTDMLAFFLSVWKNISRDEINRIRMGVGMMLFFICLYLVRQFMHWVIRNTPEGAPVKNIYLSIGLSLAYLSYLFWSHFLFFGPLGAFVLGLAIPNGPPLGSLFIRKFESFNEGIFLPLFGSLSMIKLDWSYLRKGFGNGKQGHMYECFSFLSILYIAKLATSFLLALAAKMPLRDSIILGIIMGTKSSFELSYVLQAFEKDKIGLELFTLLGVYILVNSLLTPMAIHFLYDRSKRLVCYGRRNLKHNSELQTLVCINKPDNITSMISLLRATSPSKDSPIRCCVLHLIELVGQATPTFISHQLQKPKPGSRSYSENVISSFQLFQENYWDTASINMFTFLTSAKEMHEHICWFALDKGSNLILLSFHRSWGANGYGITSDDQNLRGLNRSVLKRAPCSVGILVHRKPIWQLKSVESPCRVCLIYVGGNDDKEALALANHMRGNQKVNLTVMRLIPASHTEESSKRNHSQMAEYKNSLEERPRDNSSIIELTVADGTETSTFLHSVAYDYDLFVVGRRSGIGTTVTTGLGEWMEFDELGVIGDLLASEYYPSRASVLIIQQQE; encoded by the exons ATGGATGCAGAATATGGGACTTGGGGCCAAGAAATCATGTTGGACAACAATGGGAAAAGAGCAGAGATG GGGGGGAAGATGGTTTGCGATGTAAGTCCACATATAATGTTGAACTCAGACGGCGTAACAGAAAAGATGGCTTCCGGATCTACGGGAATGGAATTCTGGGAGTACCCTCTTCCTCAACTGGAGATCATAATTCTCTCCACATTCGTATTCTGGCGTTTTTTTGATATCTTGTTCAAGAAGTTACGTGTTCCTATCCCTAAGTTTACCTCCATGATGCTT GTTGGGGCAGTCTTCAGCGAGGTGTTTCAGTGGGTGGAAATGTCACGGTTTcagcatatatttatcaatgATAACAAGTATATGCCAAATGTTGCTGAGACTATTGGCGCATTTGCTTTTACCCTAGATTGGTTCCTAAGAGGAGTGACTACGGATGTTGGAATGATCAAAAAGTCTGGAACGAAGAGTGTTGTGATTGGACTCACCTCAATGATCATCCCATTGCAAATCGGAAAAGTCATTTATTCATCTAGAGAGAAATCAAGTATCCCGACCATGACAGATATGGAGTATGCTGTAATGATATTCACCATGAGCATGACGCCCTTCACTTGCCTCAACATGCTCCTTACCGACCTCAAAATAGTT CACACTGAGTTCGGCCAAATAGCTCAGTCATCTGGGATGGTAACGGATATGCTTGCCTTTTTCTTGAGTGTATGGAAAAACATAAGCCGCGATGAAATTAATAGAATACGTATGGGAGTTGGTATGATGCTattctttatttgtttgtatCTTGTGCGGCAATTTATGCATTGGGTTATCAGAAATACGCCAGAAGGAGCGCCAGTGAAGAACATCTATCTCTCCATCGGTCTCTCGCTGGCTTACTTATCTTATCTTTTCTGGAGTCACTTCTTATTCTTCGGACCGTTGGGGGCATTTGTTCTTGGTTTGGCTATCCCTAACGGACCACCATTAGGATCACTTTTTATACGAAAATTCGAGAGTTTCAATGAGGGCATTTTTTTACCCCTCTTTGGATCACTTAGCATGATTAAACTAGATTGGTCGTATTTACGAAAGGGGTTTGGAAATGGAAAACAGGGTCATATGTACGAGTGCTTTTCATTCCTTTCTATCTTATACATAGCGAAACTTGCTACTTCGTTCTTACTCGCCCTAGCTGCAAAGATGCCCTTGCGAGACTCAATTATCCTAGGTATTATCATGGGCACCAAGAGTAGTTTCGAGTTGTCTTACGTCCTCCAAGCCTTCGAAAAAGAC AAGATTGGTCTAGAGCTCTTTACGCTCCTCGGCGTATACATTCTGGTAAACTCTTTGTTAACACCAATGGCTATACATTTCTTGTATGACCGGTCAAAGAGATTAGTGTGTTACGGAAGAAGAAACTTAAAACATAACTCAGAACTGCAAACGCTGGTGTGCATCAACAAGCCAGACAACATAACATCAATGATTAGCCTTCTTAGAGCTACTTCCCCATCTAAAGACTCTCCAATAAGGTGTTGTGTTCTTCACCTAATCGAGCTAGTGGGTCAAGCTACTCCCACGTTTATCTCCCACCAGCTTCAGAAACCAAAGCCTGGAAGTCGGTCTTATTCCGAAAATGTCATAAGCTCTTTCCAACTGTTTCAAGAGAATTATTGGGACACCGCTTCCATAAACATGTTTACGTTTTTAACTTCCGCTAAAGAGATGCATGAACACATATGTTGGTTTGCTCTTGATAAAGGTTCAAATCTGATCCTCCTCTCGTTTCACCGCTCTTGGGGGGCTAACGGATATGGCATTACCTCAGACGATCAAAACCTAAGAGGTCTTAATCGTAGCGTTCTGAAACGAGCTCCTTGCTCTGTCGGAATCTTGGTTCATCGCAAACCAATCTGGCAACTCAAATCCGTAGAATCTCCATGCCGC GTATGCTTGATTTACGTGGGTGGGAATGACGACAAAGAGGCCTTGGCATTAGCTAACCACATGAGAGGCAACCAAAAAGTGAATCTAACGGTGATGCGTCTGATCCCTGCGTCTCATACCGAGGAGAGTAGCAAGAGGAATCATAGTCAAATGGCAGAGTACAAGAATAGTCTTGAAGAGAGGCCTcgagataactccagcatcatTGAGTTGACAGTGGCTGATGGCACAGAGACTTCCACATTTTTGCACTCCGTGGCGTACGACTATGATCTATTTGTAGTCGGTAGAAGAAGCGGGATTGGTACTACAGTCACTACAGGACTTGGGGAATGGATGGAATTCGACGAACTTGGAGTCATCGGGGATTTGTTAGCATCTGAATATTATCCTTCTAGAGCTTCCGTTTTGATCATCCAACAACAAGAATGA